From the Deltaproteobacteria bacterium genome, the window ATGCCAGCATTTCATCTGTTATCGCAGACTTTGTGCAAAATTCTTATTTAAAAGGCTTCGAGCAGTCGCAGAGCAGTCGTGGAAAAGTGTATTTTAAAAGTCCGGGCTTAATGGATTGGCAGTATGCGGAACCGGAGAAACAAAAATTTATTACCGATGGCAAAACGCTTTGGTATTATCAACCCGGCGAAAATCAGGTCACAATTGGCGATTTTATCAATTCTTTTAAGTCAGAACTTCCCGTTTCTTTTTTGTTGGGTCTTGGCCGCTTGCAGGAAAAATTTCGCCTAAAATCAGCTTGCTCAACAGAAAGGGGGCAGATGCTAGGACTTCAGCCACTGGAGGCAGATGCTAGTTTGCAAGAGTTTTTTCTGCTCGTAGACAGCAAAGATTTTACGCCCTACGGTGCGCGCGTGGTGGACATCGGGGGTAACGATACTGCCATATCTCTAGTAAATATTTCGGTAAACAAGAAAATCGATGAAGGGCGCTTTAAATTTGAGATTCCAATGGGCGTGGATATTATCGATAACCGTTCTACGCTTAAGCCTGCTGTTGTTAGGCCAATTGTGGAAAATGATTTAGGTGGCGGTGCGCCAGGGGCAGGGAAGTAGGTCATAGAAATGATACGTCTTGGGCCGTATTACAAATAACAGGAGAGTAGTCTATTTGAGATAAGCATCGTTACGGACTGGTAAAGAGTTTTTTTATGATTAAACGATTTGGTAAGCTTTTTGGCCTTAAATTAAGACTTAAAGAGCCTAGCGTCGTTCTCAAAGTGGTAGAGGATGGGCCGAGTTTAG encodes:
- the lolA gene encoding outer membrane lipoprotein chaperone LolA, encoding MSSKMKSRFGLKFLVPALVLCLFLKVAYSNAVEPLAFECRNEIADSEKQNLLANIDTRYASISSVIADFVQNSYLKGFEQSQSSRGKVYFKSPGLMDWQYAEPEKQKFITDGKTLWYYQPGENQVTIGDFINSFKSELPVSFLLGLGRLQEKFRLKSACSTERGQMLGLQPLEADASLQEFFLLVDSKDFTPYGARVVDIGGNDTAISLVNISVNKKIDEGRFKFEIPMGVDIIDNRSTLKPAVVRPIVENDLGGGAPGAGK